In the genome of Budorcas taxicolor isolate Tak-1 chromosome 23, Takin1.1, whole genome shotgun sequence, one region contains:
- the HELLS gene encoding lymphoid-specific helicase: MPAQRPANSGGPLAPDVVEQPETAVITPAMLEEEEQLEAAGLERERKMLEKARMSWDRESMDIRYRRLQHLLEKSNIYSKFLLTKMEQQQLEEQKKKEKLERKKESLKVTKDKNSIDAREENAVMKKKRGREDESYNISEVMSKEEILSVAKKNKKENEDESSSSNMCVEDLQKNKDSNSKIKDRLSQTVRQNTKFFFDPVRKCNGQPVPFQQPKHFTGGVMRWYQVEGMEWLRMLWENGINGILADEMGLGKTVQCIATIALMIQRGVPGPFLVCGPLSTLPNWMAEFKRFTPEIPTMLYHGTQQERRILVKHIHERKGTLQIHPVVITSFEIAMRDRSTLQNCYWKYLIVDEGHRIKNMKCRLIRELKRFNADNKLLLTGTPLQNNLSELWSLLNFLLPDVFDDLKSFESWFDITSLSETAEDIIAKEREQNVLHMLHQILTPFLLRRLKSDVALEVPPKREVVVYAPLSKKQEIFYTAIVNRTIANMFGSSEKETVELSPTGRPKRRTRKSVDYSKIDDFPNELEKLISQIQPEVDRERTIVETSVPIESEVNLKLQNIMMLLRKCCNHPYLIEYPIDPVTQEFKIDEELVTNSGKFLILDRMLPELKTRGHKVLLFSQMTRMLDILMDYCHFRSFNFSRLDGSMSYSEREKNIHSFNTDPDVFIFLVSTRAGGLGINLTAADTVIIYDSDWNPQSDLQAQDRCHRIGQTRPVVVYRLVTANTIDQKIVERAAAKRKLEKLIIHKNHFKGGQSGLNQSKNFLDPKELMELLKSRDYEREVKGSREKVISDKDLELLLDRSDLLDQMNASGPVKEKMGIFKILENSEDSSSECLF, translated from the exons ATGCCGGCGCAACGCCCCGCGAACAGCGGCG GGCCCCTAGCTCCAGATGTGGTTGAACAGCCGGAGACTGCCGTGATTACCCCAGCCATGCTAGAGGAGGAAGAACAGCTTGAGGCTGCTGGGCTAGAGAGAGAGCGGAAGATGCTAGAAAAG GCTCGCATGTCTTGGGATAGAGAGTCCATGGACATTCGATATCGTAGACTTCAACATTTGCTTGAAAAAAGCAATATTTACTCCAAATTTTTATTGACTAAAATGGAACAGCAGCAGTTAGAG gagcaaaagaagaaagagaaactggagagaaaaaaggaatctTTGAAAGTTACGAAG GATAAAAATTCCATTGATGCACGTGAGGAGAATGCAG tcatgaaaaagaagagaggaagagaagatgaatcatacaatatttcagAGGTCATGTCAAAAGAG GAAATTTTGTCTgtggccaagaaaaataaaaaggagaatgaG GATGAGAGCTCCTCTTCTAATATGTGTGTAGAAGatcttcagaaaaataaagattcaaaTAGTAAAATTAAAGATAGATTATCTCAAACGGTTAGGCAAAACACGAAATTCTTTTTTGACCCCGTTCGGAAATGTAATGGACAGCCAGTACCCTTTCAGCAACCAAAACACTTCACAGGAGGAGTGATGCGGTGGTACCAAGTGGAAGGCATGGAATGGCTTAGG ATGCTTTGGGAAAACGGAATTAACGGTATTTTAGCAGATGAAATGGGATTGGGGAAGACAGTTCAGTGCATTGCTACAATTGCATTGATGATCCAGAGAGGTGTGCCTGGACCTTTTCTCGTCTGTGGCCCTTTGTCTACACTTCCTAACTGGATGGCTGAATTCAAAAGATTTACACCAGAA ATTCCTACTATGTTATATCATGGGACCCAGCAAGAGCGTCGAATATTGGTAAAGCATATTCATGAACGGAAAGGGACACTACAGATCCATCCTGTGGTGATCACTTCATTTGAGATAGCCATGAGAGACCGAAGTACATTGCAG AATTGCTATTGGAAATACTTAATAGTAGATGAAGGACACAGAATTAAGAACATGAAGTGCCGCCTAATTAGGGAGTTAAAACGATTCAATGCGGATAACAAACTTCTTTTGACTGGTACTCCTTTGCAGAACAATTTATCAGAGCTTTGGTCATTGCTAAACTTTTTGCTGCCAGATGTATTTGATGACTTGAAAAG cttTGAATCTTGGTTTGATATCACTAGTCTTTCTGAAACTGCTGAAGATATTATTGCtaaagagagagaacagaatgTATTGCATATGCTGCATCAG attttaacACCTTTCTTACTGAGAAGACTAAAATCTGATGTTGCCCTTGAAGTTCCTCCTAAACGAGAAGTAGTTGTTTATGCACCACTTTCAAAGAAACAAGAGATCTTTTACACAGCCATTGTGAACCGTACAATTGCAAACATGTTTGGATCCAGTGAG AAAGAAACAGTTGAGCTGAGTCCCACTGGACGACCAAAACGCCGAACTAGAAAGTCAGTAGATTACAGCAAAATAGATGATTTCCCTAATGAATTAGAAAAACTGATCAGCCAGATACAGCCAGAGGTAGACCGAGAAAG AACTATTGTGGAAACAAGTGTCCCTATAGAATCTGAAGTTAATCTGAAGTTGCAGAACATAATGATGCTACTTCGAAAATGCTGTAACCATCCATATTTGATTGAGTACCCTATAGATCCAGTTACACAAGAGTTTAAG ATTGATGAAGAGCTGGTAACAAATTCTGGCAAATTCTTAATTTTGGATCGAATGCTGCCAGAACTAAAAACCAGAGGTCACAAG gtGCTGCTTTTTTCACAAATGACAAGAATGTTGGACATTTTGATGGATTACTGTCACTTTagaagtttcaactttagcagGCTTGATGGATCCATGTCatattcagagagagaaaaaaat ATACACAGCTTCAACACAGATCCAGATGTGTTTATCTTTTTAGTGAGTACCCGAGCTGGTGGCCTGGGCATTAATTTGACTGCAGCAGATACTGTTATCATTTATGATAGTGATTGG aaccCCCAGTCTGATCTTCAGGCCCAGGATAGATGTCATAGAATTGGTCAGACAAGGCCAGTTGTTGTATATCGTCTTGTTACAGCAAATACTATTGATCAGAAAATTGTGGAAAGAGCAGCTgctaaaagaaaactggaaaaattgaTCATCCacaaaa ATCATTTCAAAGGTGGTCAGTCTGGATTAAATCAATCTAAGAACTTTTTAGACCCCAAGGAATTAATGGAATTATTAAAATCAAGAGATTATGAAAG gGAAGTAAAAGGATCAAGAGAGAAAGTCATTAGTGATAAAGATCTGGAGTTGCTGTTAGATCGAAGTGATCTTCTTG atCAAATGAATGCCTCAGGACCAGTTAAAGAGAAGATGGGGATTTTCAAGAtactagaaaattctgaagatTCTAGTTCtgaatgtttgttttaa